A region from the Triticum aestivum cultivar Chinese Spring chromosome 3D, IWGSC CS RefSeq v2.1, whole genome shotgun sequence genome encodes:
- the LOC123080411 gene encoding F-box/kelch-repeat protein At1g67480: MVTIVGTREQFVQPQTFLRATMQLKSPRPELSFCFTPQGDCDQYCALIPGLPEDLAKICLALVPRTHFPVMGGVSKRWMSFLESKELIAVRKEVQKLDECVYVLTADAQAKGSHWEVLGCQGQKNTPLPPMPGPTKAGFGVVVLDGKLIVIAGYAADHGKEFVSDEVYQYDCFLNRWTALSKMNVARCDFACAEVNGVIYVAGGFGPSGDSLSSVEVYDPEQNKWTLIEGLRRPRWGCFGCSFEGKMYVMGGRSSFTIGNSRYIDVYDTNSNAWGEFRNGCVMVTAHAVLGEKLFCIEWKNQRSLAIFEPADNSWKKVPVPLTGSSSTRFSLGIHDGKLLLFSLEEEPGYQTLMYDPAAPTGSEWCTSNLRPSGRCLCTVTIKA; this comes from the exons ATGGTTACAATCGTTGGTACACGGGAACAGTTTGTTCAACCACAGACATTCCTGCGTGCTACAATGCAGCTCAAGTCCCCAAGGCCAGAACTTTCCTTCTGCTTTACGCCACAAGGGGATTGCGATCAGTATTGTGCTTTAATCCCTGGCTTGCCAGAAGACCTGGCAAAGATATGTCTTGCCCTTGTTCCTCGAACTCATTTCCCTGTCATGGGTGGAGTTTCCAAGAGGTGGATGTCATTCCTGGAGAGCAAAGAATTAATTGCTGTAAGGAAAGAGGTTCAGAAGCTTGACGAGTGTGTGTATGTCTTGACCGCTGATGCTCAAGCAAAGGGTTCTCATTGGGAGGTTTTGGGATGTCAGGGGCAAAAGAACACCCCTCTTCCGCCTATGCCTGGACCAACCAAGGCTGGGTTTGGTGTGGTTGTCCTTGATGGGAAGCTCATCGTCATTGCTGGCTATGCTGCTGACCATGGCAAGGAATTTGTTTCTGATGAGGTTTACCAGTATGATTGTTTCCTCAATCG GTGGACCGCCCTTTCTAAGATGAATGTCGCTCGTTGCGACTTCGCGTGTGCAGAGGTCAACGGTGTGATATATGTCGCTGGTGGATTTGGTCCCAGTGGTGATAGTTTATCAAGTGTCGAAGTTTATGACCCAGAACAAAATAAATGGACGTTGATTGAGGGCCTTCGCAGGCCGAGATGGGGTTGCTTTGGGTGTAGCTTTGAAGGCAAGATGTACGTCATGGGTGGCCGTTCGAGCTTCACAATTGGTAACTCCCGTTACATTGACGTGTACGATACAAATAGCAATGCCTGGGGTGAGTTTAGGAATGGCTGTGTAATGGTCACGGCTCATGCTGTTCTTGGTGAGAAGCTCTTCTGCATCGAGTGGAAGAACCAGAGGTCTCTGGCGATTTTTGAGCCAGCAGACAATTCCTGGAAGAAGGTTCCAGTGCCGCTTACTGGTAGTTCTAGCACGCGGTTTTCTCTCGGTATACATGATGGGAAGCTGCTGCTCTTCTCACTGGAGGAAGAACCCGGGTACCAGACGCTGATGTATGATCCTGCCGCGCCAACAGGCTCTGAATGGTGCACGTCTAACCTCAGGCCGTCGGGACGATGCTTGTGTACCGTGACCATCAAAGCCTGA